One Diospyros lotus cultivar Yz01 chromosome 1, ASM1463336v1, whole genome shotgun sequence genomic window carries:
- the LOC127805236 gene encoding rop guanine nucleotide exchange factor 5 → MEISAEKSKKQDGTESFTDSAGDCRDTSTCSSRSSSDASADEAKAKPCSSPAPLGWPIRKAHLSKSSASDVSGGEAKSHLDDSRLKKLGSEISEVDMMKERFAKLLLGEDMSGSGKGVCTALAISNAITNLCASVFGQLWRLEPLPSEKKLMWRREMEWLLCVSDHIVELMPSWQTFPDGSKLEVMSCRPRSDLFINLPALRKLDNMLLEILDSFRDTEFWYVDQGIIAPDADGSASFRKPIQRQEEKWWLPVPRVPPGGVHEDTRKQLHHKRECASQILKAATAINSTALAEMEVPESFLESLPKNGKSCLGDFIYRYITSEQFSSECLLDCLDLSSEHVALEIANRVEASIYVWRRRIHSKPVINANRSSASKSSWEIVKDLIVDGDKRVLLAERAESLLLCLKQRFPGLTQTTLDTSKIQYNKDIGKSILESYSRVLESLAFNIGARIDDLLYVDDLTRQSEKLSSVPAALSLIAHKRVPVPHSVPVSGTPYKTAFGTPTAFSPAAPLVSPARGERTPFLSINVNRPPRRGFGVKRVLTNYLGGEAKTKNCGNATKALALVPNQQAAEVHASRVGTQSRHCQKESSSVLQDANRSLQIDR, encoded by the exons ATGGAGATTTCAGCTGAGAAGAGCAAGAAACAAGATGGAACTGAGTCGTTCACCGATTCGGCCGGAGACTGCAGAGACACTAGCACATGTTCGAGCAGATCGAGCTCAGATGCTTCGGCCGACGAAGCCAAGGCAAAGCCGTGTTCGTCGCCGGCGCCGTTAGGTTGGCCCATTCGCAAGGCCCATCTGTCAAAGAGCTCGGCTTCTGACGTTTCTGGAGGCGAAGCCAAATCCCATTTGGACGATTCGAGGTTGAAGAAGCTGGGCTCGGAAATTTCAG AAGTTGACATGATGAAAGAGAGGTTCGCAAAGCTGTTGCTCGGTGAAGACATGTCGGGAAGTGGTAAAGGGGTTTGCACGGCGCTGGCAATTTCAAACGCCATCACCAATCTCTGTG CATCTGTGTTTGGGCAACTCTGGAGATTGGAACCATTGCCATCTGAAAAGAAATTGATGTGGCGAAGAGAGATGGAATGGCTTCTTTGTGTTAGTGATCACATCGTTGAGTTAATGCCTTCTTGGCAAACATTTCCTGATGGAAGTAAGCTCGAG GTTATGAGTTGCAGACCGCGATCAGATCTTTTCATCAACCTTCCAGCTCTTCGTAAGCTAGATAACATGCTCCTA GAGATACTAGATAGTTTTAGGGACACAGAGTTTTGGTATGTTGATCAAGGGATTATAGCCCCAGATGCCGATGGTTCAGCCTCTTTCCGAAAGCCCATTCAGCGACAGGAGGAGAAATGGTGGCTACCTGTGCCTCGTGTACCTCCTGGCGGTGTCCATGAAGATACGAGGAAGCAATTACATCACAAGCGGGAATGCGCAAGTCAGATACTAAAAGCTGCAACTGCTATCAACAGCACTGCTTTAGCTGAAATGGAAGTTCCTGAATCATTCTTGGAATCTCTCCCAAAG AATGGGAAGTCTTGTTTAGGAGATTTTATTTACAGGTACATCACTTCAGAACAGTTTTCCTCAGAGTGCTTGCTTGATTGTCTTGACCTGTCGTCTGAACATGTTGCTCTGGAGATCGCAAACCGGGTGGAGGCATCAATTTATGTTTGGCGTAGACGAATTCACTCAAAACCAGTGATCAATGCAAACCGTTCATCAGCTTCGAAATCATCTTGGGAGATTGTCAAGGACCTAATTGTTGATGGGGACAAGAGGGTATTGCTGGCAGAAAGAGCCGAAAGCCTCCTGCTTTGCTTGAAACAGCGGTTCCCTGGTCTAACACAGACCACCTTGGATACCAGCAAGATACAGTACAACAAG GACATCGGGAAATCCATTCTGGAAAGCTACTCAAGAGTTCTGGAAAGCCTAGCATTTAACATTGGTGCGCGTATTGACGACCTGCTATACGTGGATGACCTGACTAGGCAATCCGAGAAGCTCTCCTCGGTCCCCGCCGCATTAAGTCTGATTGCCCACAAGAGAGTTCCAGTCCCCCATTCGGTGCCAGTCTCGGGCACTCCATACAAAACAGCCTTTGGCACACCAACCGCCTTTTCGCCTGCTGCACCCTTGGTTAGTCCGGCAAGGGGAGAGAGAACTCCATTTCTGAGCATCAACGTCAACAGGCCTCCTCGCCGCGGGTTTGGTGTAAAACGGGTCTTGACAAATTATCTTGGCGGGGAAGCGAAGACCAAGAACTGTGGGAATGCCACCAAAGCTTTGGCTTTAGTCCCCAACCAGCAGGCTGCTGAAGTGCATGCTTCTCGGGTTGGGACCCAAAGCAGACACTGTCAAAAGGAGTCTTCTTCGGTTCTCCAAGACGCGAATAGGTCGCTGCAGATTGATCGTTGA
- the LOC127805313 gene encoding uncharacterized protein LOC127805313: MDDNDAAAPPTKLATSIQITALDGIVNVNSLFTLAVFIGLAWNPTDPSTQPLNFDPNCLPTAKIAQDLVSFHVYSFSSFLFSSLIALALKQAIRIARSSNHYPRTLHIRDLTFDLAVVNKSALRVGYLVSAAGSVSGCICLMMALINVVQFKLGALGCGSLHVYGAVVPLVILVPSALLIYVCFVLYAFTR; this comes from the coding sequence ATGGACGACAACGACGCCGCCGCTCCCCCCACCAAGCTCGCCACCAGCATCCAGATAACTGCCCTCGACGGCATCGTGAACGTGAACTCCCTCTTCACCTTAGCCGTCTTCATCGGCCTCGCCTGGAACCCCACCGACCCCTCCACCCAACCCCTCAACTTCGACCCGAACTGCCTGCCCACCGCCAAGATCGCGCAAGACCTCGTCTCCTTCCACGTCTACTCCTTTAGCTCCTTCCTCTTCTCCAGCCTCATCGCCTTGGCTCTCAAGCAGGCCATCCGGATCGCCCGCTCCAGTAACCACTACCCCCGGACGCTCCACATCCGGGACCTGACCTTCGATCTCGCCGTCGTAAACAAGAGCGCTCTCCGGGTGGGGTATTTGGTCTCGGCGGCGGGTTCGGTTTCCGGGTGCATCTGCTTGATGATGGCTCTAATCAATGTCGTGCAGTTCAAGCTGGGAGCGCTCGGCTGCGGGAGCTTGCACGTGTACGGCGCTGTTGTGCCTCTCGTGATCTTGGTCCCCTCTGCGCTTCTCATCTACGTTTGCTTTGTTCTTTATGCTTTTACTCGGTAG
- the LOC127805345 gene encoding putative lipid-transfer protein DIR1: MEAPMKYILVLGVLLFLGIADGTGECGKSSPDQEAFKLVPCAGAAMNVNTTPSKSCCLQVKKLGQNPACLCAVMLSNIAKSSGVKPEVAITIPKRCNLADRPVGYQCGAYTLP, encoded by the exons ATGGAAGCTCCAATGAAATACATTTTGGTCCTGGGGGTTCTTTTGTTTCTGGGCATCGCCGATGGTACCGGTGAATGTGGAAAATCATCCCCAGATCAAGAAGCTTTCAAGCTGGTTCCTTGTGCAGGAGCTGCAATGAATGTGAACACTACACCTTCAAAATCTTGCTGCCTTCAGGTGAAGAAACTGGGCCAGAACCCAGCTTGCCTCTGCGCGGTCATGCTTTCGAACATTGCTAAAAGTTCTGGGGTCAAACCAGAAGTTGCCATCACCATCCCCAAACGTTGCAACCTTGCTGATCGCCCTGTCGGCTATCAGTGTGGAG CTTACACTTTGCCCTGA